aaaaccctcccgccagtggcgaagagggacctggcaacactaacttGTGCCCTGAGTGTGACGTGAAAGTGATCCATAACATCTCCCCTACAGAAATTTATTGAGGGGGGTCTACTTATGACACATCCTTGATGAAGCTGTACACAGGATAAATTTTATCCATTTTGGGAAATTTCATCCCTTCACTCAACCTCCTTTGTGCATTGCAGCCAAGAGAATCACTTTGACATGTCCGCTTTATGTTTGGTCAAAGTAggccagaggaagggaagggaagggagggggggagagggagagaggccaACCCTATTGTAAAATGCCAAGCCCATAATGTTACCCAGCGGACCCACACCCAGCCATTGAGGGCTGGTGCCTGATGCCGAGAGCTTCTTTTGATGATGCATTGTAAAAAACTATAATTCCAGGGTCAGCCAGCAAGAGGAGTCCTGAGTTTGCAAGCCAagtgtgaaggggagggggaaatttatGAGccaagaaatgctttttaagcaAGCATAGTGCAGAATAATGAGAAGGCCATGCACAAATCGCCACAAATATTAACTAGGATAAAGCCTTGTAAAGGAGCTAACACCCAACACTCACGGTATAAAAAAGCTCCACCAACTAAAGTGTCTTTCAGACTTGGGCGCCTTGGGTTTTCCAGCTGAATCTGAAGTCTTGCGCTCCCTCTCCGCTATGGCTGCCACTTCAGTTCACCCTTGCGGGTCCCTCAGGGGTCCCTGCAGGGTTACGACAAATTGCCGGCCAAACAGCGCCGCCTCTGTCAACTGCCGTCCTCCTCGGCGATCCAGCGTGTGCCTGCCTACTCCAGGTCGCACGACTCCGTCGATTCCCAACAGCAGCCGAACTAGCCTTCCCCCTACCGGTCTGGGTTCCACCTGTGTCCCGCCACCTGCTCGCCCTCTGAACTTCTACCCTGTCGGCCACGATCAAGGGATCCTCAACTGCAATGAAAAGGAGACCATGGAGTTCCTGAACAGCCGGCTGGGCAACTACCTGGAAAGAGTGCGCTGCCTGGAACAAGAGAATGCGGAGCTGGAATGTAAGATCCGAGAATGGTATGAATGCGAAAACTCTTACGTCTGCACTGACTTCAAGCCATTCTACTGCAGCATTGACGAGCTCCAGCAGCAGGTAATGGCTGTTGGATGTATGTCAGTcatatcgtcctttattggcataaggtTCTTGCCTGTTCTcaaaagtcaaaagagtttccatctagacattaggaagacctttctaacagttagagcttcctcgggaggaagtaagctctccttccctggaggtttttaagcagaggctagatggccatctgtcagcaatgctgattgtatgtcAGTCACATCGTCCTTTATGGGCATAAGGTTCTTGTCTGTTCTcaaaagtcaaaagagtttccatctagacattaggaagaactttccaacagagcggttcctcagtggaacaggcttcctcgggaggaagtaagctctcctcccctggaggtttttaagcagaggctagatggccatctgtcagcaatgctgattgtatgtcAGTCACATCGTCCTTTATGGGCATAAGGTTCTTGTCTGTTCTcaaaagtcaaaagagtttccatctagacattaggaagaactttccaacagagtggttcctcagtggaacaggcttcctcgggaggtggtaagcgctccttccctggaggtttttaagcagaggctagatggtcatctgccagcaatgctgatcctatgcccttaggcagatcatgagagggagggcatcttcggggcatggagtaggagtcactgggggtgtgtgtgtgggaagtagttgtaaatttcctgcattgtgcagggggttggactagatgatcctagtggtaccttccaactatgattctatgaagggccTTCAATAATCCGATATACTTCCACAGCAAATATTTTTGAGAACAGACAAGAAAGTGAGAATGTTTCCAGTACAGTTTGAGATCATCTCCATTTAATTCGAGCTTTAAAGGTGTAACTAAAGATTTATTTCTTGTCTGACAAGAAAATAGGGACTGCCATACAAAGTCAGACCAAAGactcaggcttttttttttttttttgcctgtaccCAGACAGGAGGTTCAGAGGAACGTATGAGAGTAACATACATGGCCAGTATGGATAGTCAAACACTCAAATATTTAGATAGGCTAGTCCCATCTCgttggatctcagaagcagggttggccatggattttttaaaaagcaggtttaCTAATAtattaaggcaggggtccccaacatgctaCCTCTAGGTGCCGTGGaggctgctgacaccttttctggcgcccaccaggtgtttttaagaagtgggtggatccaggtaaggcttttgcccaacaaggcttctgattgactattagatatgattggctgtgcaggtttttaaaaatgttgctttagcagcagctgccaccatagcacaaagcTCTGcaactgtgttactgaagtgaagctgtggcaatcgttttgtggctggctttgcctcctgtggcaggcattttgtggcaggcattttgttgctgcgcccaccatgctgtgtcaggattccagatgtgcccacaggctcaaaaaggttggggacccctgtatcaAGGtacattagggtttccagctccgggttgggaaatacctggagattttggtggcggagcctaaggaggacgaggtttggggaggggacttcaatgcattgagtccaattgccaaagcagccattttctccaggggaactgatctcttattggctggagatcagttgtaatagcaagagatctccagctagtacctggaggttggcaaccctaaggtacatCCAGATGTTTGTTCCTTTGTCCTTTAGACTTCTCTCCTGTCTTCGCCTTACGCCCTCAATCTGGGTGGGCTaaagttacatttttattttcttgcttttcaGATTTGCTGCATTAAGGCTGACAACGCAAGGCTGTGCCTGGATATTGACAATCTCAAAATGGCTTCCGATGACTACTGCACCAAGTAAGAATGTCCATGGGGAAGATTCAGGGCTCTCGTTCATCAGCCCTGTATGTTCTAGTGCCCTGCCCTCACTGGCATTAATATCAGTAAGCACAACTAATATCAGTGTGCACAACTGTGATTCCCAAGCAGCTCAGGAAAACTAGGATGAAAAGTGAGGGCACTAGCAAGAATGGTATCAATTAGGGCTCCTCAGGTCAAAATTTCCAAAACAAATTATGCTGGACATTTTGGGGTCTATTCCATAAGGATCTAAAGCATTTAGATATTATATTAAGAACGCTGTAATGGATAATAATGaatattcttccacatgaaggcaTCAAGGAACCTAAAAGTATATTTCATATGGAGACATACATATCCTCTTTTTTAAACATCTACGGAATCACTTCCACAACTGATTGTCATGTCTCATGCTTTATCTCCTCCCATACAATGTtttaaggcacacacacacacacacacacacacagagagagagagagaagtagggttgccaggtccctctttgctaccagcaggaggtttttggggcagagcctgaggagggtgtggttttgggaggggagggacttcaatgccatagagtccaattgccaaagcggccattttctccagatgatctgatccctatcagctggagatcagtcataatagcaggagatctccagctagtacctggaggttggcaaccctacacagaagcactgacctggatggctcaggctagcctgatctcatcagatcttggaagctaaccagggttggccctggttagaacatGTGGGAGATCACCAATGAAATCCAGGGtttgctatgcaggggcaggcaatggcaaactatttctgttcatctcttgccttgaaaatcctacggggccaccataaattagctgcgacttgactgcatttTCCACCTTTTACCATTTACATATAGACAGATACATATAGACAGATACATTCCTTACGCCATCTCAGCCCCTGCCCATTTTCTTCTTCAGCCTAGTAGGTCTTGCCTCTTCTTTATGATATAATACTAGAACCATTTGATTGAGAATGATTAATCAAACCTAGAAAACACTGACCTGGATgtctcaggctagcccgatctcgtcagatcttggaagctaagcagagccagcactggctagtatttggatgggagacctccaaggaataccaggtttgctatgcagaagcaggcaatggcaaaccacctctggacgtttcgtgccatgaaaaccctatgtggtcaccatatgttggctgcgacttgatggcactttccaccagcaccaaTACAGAATAAGTCCAAGTGATCAAATACTGCGCAAGAGTAAAGATTCAAATACTGCCACCACTTCTTATCCCACCCTGCTCACGCCAGATATATACAAGATCATCCCATTTgatttcagattcagattcaaattcaaattatttgcagtcaaagaccagcaacatcTGATATAATACCAATCGTGTAATATCAGATGCTACTACTATAATAAAATGGTAAATCCCTAATATAAAATGATAAATCCTTACTCTAAATACATGGCTACTGAACGCTACTCCAATATTACAGACATAAACATatccacatacatacatacctacttacatacaaatatattaatACTGAATATTAACCAAAAAATACATTAGATACACATAAATCTCTATACCTTAAGTGAAATTAATAAAAGAAtgcatttaaaattaataagtattaataataatacttaaGCTACCGTCTTCTGCCTTTCTAAACATGCCAATGCACAGAATTTTGCCTCCCTAAAGGTAGTTTCATTAAAGCCAAAGGTGCTGTACATAAGGAGTGCATGTATATCTCCCTTCAATAAGGGCAGATGAGAGTGCATTAAGTCGAACTAAGGTAAAAGCTCTTCGCTGgcttgttcttgtaggttatcgggctgtgtaaccgtggtcttggtattttctttcctgacgtttcaccagcagctgtggcaggcatctgttgcctgccacagctgctggcgaaacgtcaggaaagaaaataccaagaccacggttacacagcctggataacctacaagaaccaatgaactctgaccgtgaaagccttcgacaatatcttcgcTGGCTGCTTGGAAAATTCCAATATGTAGAGATAGTTTGAAGGAACAATTTTTTCAGTATGATCTTTCACTACTGATAAAAAGAGCCCGTGATCTGTCAACCTGAAGGGCAGTATACCATAGCCTTTGCTTAATTAATGTTTGAACTCTTTGGTATCCAAGTTGTAGTAAAGCTATACTATAGCCAAGGTGATGGAGTTGGTCCTCTATTGCTCTCAGCCACCTTGAGGGGAAATTATCAGCGAGGATTAACAAAGTTGGTCCGGACGGAGCTAGATTTAGCTTAAACCAAAGGATTATAGCTTGAAACCAAGCGTGTGTTTCTAGACATCCTGCTTCTAACCTAAGGAAGGAATTCGAGATACAACAGGGTACTCCAAATAAAGATCTAAGGAATTTATGATAGTCTTTATATAAGCATATCTGGGAGCCACACATAAATTGTGGAATCACTTTACCTTTAAAAACTTTCAATGCACAAGGTATGTGTGAACCCCCTTTTGTAAAAAAGAATCTTAAAGCTGCTATGGCCGATCTTTGGGCTGCCTCAGATATATGAGATAACTGAGCTGGCCATGAGCCAGATGACTGGAACACCACTCCTAGATACTTAAACATTTTTACTTGCTCAATCTTGTGACCGTCAATCTGCCATCTATGACTGGAGTTCTTTTTGGAGAAAACAACAATTTTAGTTTTTGAGAGGTGGTTAATTGCTCCTCCTTACAATAAACCATGAGTGCCCGAAGGGCTCTTTTTAGCCctactttggtggtggaaaggatgacagtatcatctgcatatgaTAGTGTGGCAATACAGGGTTGGATAGAGACTGGACCATAGAGTTAACATAAAAAGTACAAGTGCAATTTATGGACTTGAGTATGCTGGAACTTGCATAATATGATTTGGGTAATCTCTGATTATAAGGATTTTATCCATACGAATTAGAACACGTAAACACAAAAATTTTAATTCTTTCTTATGATGGCCAACATCGGTTGAGAAATGTCAACAGTAGTGAAAGGGACCAGCCTAGAGTCCCAGTAAACACACCTTAATGGATGAGCTTTGGGCAAACAGTCATTTTAATGACCTTCTCGATCCACACCTGATCAGGGATTTAAGCCCAGGTCTCTCTTTCCAGCCTTCACATTTTGGATTGTATTGTAATTATCTATCTGCCATCTCTTCAAAGGTATGATTATGAGCTCAGCCTTCGTCAGCGGGATGAGTCTGACATCACTGGCCTCCGCAGAGTCCTGGATGACCTCACTCTGTGCAGAGCTGACCTGGAAACTCAACTCGAGTCCCTGACTGAGGAGATGATGTGCCTGAAGAAAAACCATGAAGAGGTATGGATGAAACACTACCAGCACCAAGACCAGAAGAGCTGCTAAAACATTAACaaaagcagatcatgagaagaagagcagaaagggatgagtcagtgtttggctcttgtgaccctttcttacatgcccagggtaatgctgatggccactttgggatcggaagggaattttcctccaggccagattggccagggatcctggacggTTTTGTACCTTCCTCTGGTCATACAGAGACGTCactgggggaaggtagttgtgaatgacctgtgttgtgcagagggttgcactagatgacccttaaggtcccttccagttctgtttctacagtagggttgccaacctccaggtagtagctggagagctcctgctattacaactgatctccagccgatagagatcagttccgctggagaaaatggctgctttgacaattggactcaatggcattgaagtccctcccctccccaaatcccaccctcctcaggctccaccccagaaacctcccgccgatggcaaagagggatctggaacCCTattctatgggcactttcacacatactgaataatacacttgcaatgcactttaacaatagtgGATTTTgtagtttcacacagtaaaacccagctgcaaagggcattgaaagtggatagAATGTGTATTATTCGGCATGTGAGAAAACGCCCTGTGTTTGTATGAGGGCAGGAACACCCTCTGTTCACCAACTCTCCTGCATACAGGCCGAGCTCCATGATCTTGACTATACAGAGCATGAAGCAATGCCCTAAATAACAAAATTCCCCAAAACAAAATTTCACCAGTGTCCAAAATTTCATCCAGTCATGACTAGCAGCAGAAACCAATTCagcatttttccccctccatgaTGCTTATTTGCACAAGGAAGGACAGTCCCTTGTGCCCGTCCCTTATCCTCCTCCTCACCCCTTCTCTAGGAGTCCTGTGCCCTCCGCTCCCAGCTTGGTGATCGCATCAACGTAGAAGTAGACGCCGCCCCGTCTTGCAACCTCAACAAGGTCCTGGATGAAATGCGAGGCCAGTATGAGGCTGATCTTGAAAAGAATCGCCGGGAAGTCGAGGACTGGTACTGTACACAGGTGCGTCCCTGAAGTCAATGCAAACCAGACCCGTTTCTCTGGGTGACAGAAATGCTGCTTTCTCATTTCTTGTTTGGGGACTTTTTTCAGATGGAAGAACTAAACAGGGAGGTGATCTCCAGTGGAGAACAGTTGcaatgctgccagtcagagataATCGAGACCAGACGTTGTGTTCAGGCCCTGGAGATTGACCTGCAAGCTCAGCAGAGTATGGTGAGTCCGAAGTCAGAAAATTCAAACCATTACTGTTTATTAAATACTTGTGTGTTTGCACAGAATGTGTCTCTTGCTTCTGAACAGTTGTTCTGAAGAGAACAGAGGCAAACCCCTAAGTCTAGGCTTTGTTGCAAATCACATATTTACCTAATATTTGAGCACATttcttctgcatagggttgccaggtccctcttcaccaccggtgggaggtttttggggtggagcctgaggagggcggggtttggggagaggagagacttcaatgccatagagtccaattgccaaaacaaccattttctccaggtgaactgatctctc
This genomic window from Euleptes europaea isolate rEulEur1 chromosome 18, rEulEur1.hap1, whole genome shotgun sequence contains:
- the LOC130490963 gene encoding keratin, type I cuticular Ha4-like, giving the protein MAATSVHPCGSLRGPCRVTTNCRPNSAASVNCRPPRRSSVCLPTPGRTTPSIPNSSRTSLPPTGLGSTCVPPPARPLNFYPVGHDQGILNCNEKETMEFLNSRLGNYLERVRCLEQENAELECKIREWYECENSYVCTDFKPFYCSIDELQQQICCIKADNARLCLDIDNLKMASDDYCTKYDYELSLRQRDESDITGLRRVLDDLTLCRADLETQLESLTEEMMCLKKNHEEESCALRSQLGDRINVEVDAAPSCNLNKVLDEMRGQYEADLEKNRREVEDWYCTQMEELNREVISSGEQLQCCQSEIIETRRCVQALEIDLQAQQSMKAALEDTLQETESRYCTQLSQLQCMISNVEAQLGEIRCDIERQNCEYKTLLDEKARLDCEITTYRNMLEGEDCKLPNRPSDPEGMTAIRSSVCRPVCVPETVCIPVCPPECQPCVQLIEPNMAPPCVNPCRPVCAPCGPMPCPPRPCAPCGPACPPPCGPCPPGPRISTKICRM